Within the Corvus hawaiiensis isolate bCorHaw1 chromosome 8, bCorHaw1.pri.cur, whole genome shotgun sequence genome, the region ATGGAGTTTTTAACCTTTTCTCCAGAGAACCACTGCTTTTCAGAACTGCTCGACGGCAGCGATGGGGATGAAGAGGAAATACTTGTCTGTGGAGAAGATTTAGAGCTTAATCCTTTTGATGGCTTGCCTTACTCCTCCCGTTATTATAGACTgatgaaagagagagaagagcttCCAATATGGAAGGAGAAATGTACTTTCATGGAAAGTTTGCTTCATAATCAAATTGTGATTGTGTCAGGAGATGCTAAGACTGGCAAGAGCTCCCAGGTCAGTACAACAGacttggttgggggtttttaaatgtatttttagaacATTTAATGAGGTATGAATTGCAGAGTTACTATAACTATTGTGATCCAAGTATTAAGGCCAGAGAGGGaaagtgaaatacagaaagtgAATAAAGATTAATGCGGtcaaatacagatttaaaatacattaaacattttaataacTTTCTTCTAGTACTCAAAAAAATTTCCACTTTGAGTTTTGGTTCTGATTGGTGCTGTATCAGGAAAGAAATACAGGGGGTTTGTCAGAAGGTGAAAAAATTTCTCAGGGAGTGAAGGACTGAAATCAGCAGGGCTGCTTCTCAGGGAGAATTAATGGTCTTTCCCTCCCTTCAGCCAGGAGCAAATGTTCTCTGCAACAGCACAAAATTACTTTACAAAACTCATGTTAAAAGACATCACTGAAGCCAAGATCTCAGTTGAGTCTAAGCACACAAATATCAGCCAGGACTATGAAATTCTGCTCTAACAATATATAACAACCCAGGTCTGTTGTCACAGTGAGCAGACAAGAATTTTCAAGTGTTACCAGCCAAGATATTATTGTTTATGACTGGGATCAGGAGAAAACTTTCTTGCAGGTAAAGCTGTAGGATATTTACTGTTGCAGGGCATTTCATATATCCTAGAGACTTCAATGCTGGACGTTTCTAGAGATCACATATTGAACCAGAGACATCACACTTCTCCCTGAAAATTCCTACATTCCAATAAAAATGATACACACCCACCTGAGGCCTGGAATAACTTTTGGAGTGCCAAGAATTTACCCCTTGTTATTGACTGTAATTTACACACAAAAAACTTGTGTAATAGTAAACAACTTGCTAAGAAATGTTAGATTTTAAATTGCCCTTTAACAAGGAAATTTGTATTGAACCTTTAATAAGATGTAGCACATTGCTGCTTGGTTTTTAAGCATTTCTAGAAAAGCATATAACTAtccagaaataaattatatgtGGTTGATGCACCTAGTTTAAATGAAGGATTTGAAACCTAATATGtccattaaaataatatttataatgcaattttaatttctcataACAACAACACATGAATATTTTCTAGTGTTGATgttatgtaaatatataaatcaGAGAGCTGCTGTGTAAGTTCCGGCAGCAGTTCAGTTTCAGTTATCTCTGTTTGCAGAGTAATTCATCTGAAATTACAGATACTGGCTGTGACATTTGTCAGCTTGAAATCCTGTTTTTCCTGGGACATGTTTTCCATGGGTAtggagcagcaggggcaggtTTGCTGCTGAGCCAGCTCGGAACTCAACAGCACCGAGCTCGCTGGATCCATCAGCACATTCTCATAGTGACCCTGCTGTCACCTGCTCCCCAGAGGCCACTTCTGCCCCTTCTGCAGTAAATTCCAACTCGCCTGAGTCCAGCGGAACAATTCCCAGATAAACCTTCCAGTCCCTGTTGAGAATTTAAGAGATCCCAGGTGCTGACATTGATAATTCCCGTGCGTGGCGCAGCCGCCGGCGAGCAGCGAGCACCCAGCTTGATTGAGTTGTTCCATGGGGCTGAAAGAATTCCAATTGCTCGGAATTCCAGTCCCAGCTAAGCAGGTCCAGCACTAACCCCTGGTGTCCTGGTGTCCCTGCAGGTCCCGCAGTGGTGTGCTGAGCACTGCCTGGCCGTGCGGCCCCGCAGGGCCGTGGTGTGCACGCAGGTGCTCCGCCAGGCCGCCCTGGGGCTGGCCCTGCGCGTGGCTGACCAGATGGACGTCAACCTCGGCCACGAGGTCGGGTATTCCGTGCCTTTGGAGAGCTGTGGCACCGCTGAAACCATCCTGAGGTTGGTGCGTTTGGGGTTTGGAGGCCTTCGGGCCAAGGTGTAGCTGGAGGAGGTGGCGGCTGACAGCGCTGCAGGTCAAAGCTGCTTTGTAAAGGTGtagagtattttaaaatcactgaATGTACTGAGGTGGAAGGGAGccaccaggatcatccagtccagctcctgggcctgcacagaccccccaacaatcccaccctgggcatccctggcagcgctgtcccaacgctcctggagctctggcagcctcggggccgggaccattccctggggagcctgggcagtgcccagcaccctctgggggaagagcctttccctgatatccaacctaaatcccccctggcacaacttcaggccattccctcagtcCTGAcccccacagagcagagatcagtacCCGCCCCCacttttttccctcacatgGAAGTTTTAGACTGCAATAAGCtcttccctcagtctcctctttaGAGATTTTGGGATGACTCAATAAGAACTAAAAGGCTTAAAGGAGACATTCTCTGCTAAATCAAAGTAGAGATTTAAGAGAGCGAGGTTACTGTCCATGCAAAACTTCATTAAGCACCTCAGTAAcctctatttcttttcctctactctttttttctattttccaatACAGGAGTGTTCATTACCATAAGAGAACATAGGATAGTTTTTCCCAAAGTAAGGTTAAAATTCAAAAGCAATCAAAAAACATGGCTAAAAGAGGGTATACCcagaaacaagaggaaaataGAATccagggggatttttgggagaTAAGAAATGCACTTAATGTAGTAAGTACAGGCCGGTGATGGCAGCAACACAGGGATTCAGCTCTTGAGCCTCCCAGAAAGTTATGAGAGTTATTTTCTCTGGGTCCTTAATATGGCAGGCACAAACTATGATATCCAGATCACAAGCTTTTTTCTCAGCTACTGGTTTCCAGTGCAGAAGAGGATACTCACCACTTCTGAAAATCAATTTCCACTCTTCCTCTTGcctgtcctttctctttccGTGGAGAACTCCTTAAGCCTCATCCTGCAGTAGaacttcctgcagctgctcctgttgTGAGGGAGATGAATCCCTTCCTCTCAGACATCAAAACCTGCTTCAAGAATTCCAAGTCCTGCTGAGcaacacaacaaaaataatatcctttaaaaaacttccagcagcagggataGAAGTGAGAAGGGCCTTTTGGTATAAGTTAATTGCTCATCTTGGTTCAGGCTCTGCCTCAAGTGcaccttcttttcctcttctaaaaGGATTAGTTCCTAGCTCAGGAATTGTTTATGGCATGTGATATGCTTAGATAGTTTGGAAGATAAATAGGTTATGATTTTAGGGCAGaagtatttctgcttttgccTGGAGCATCCTTTCCACCACCGTGCCACTGAGTGGCATTGAATCACACCGGGTTTGTAGCTACTTAAGGAAGGATTTAAACATGTGACTGAGGCTGTGATGTGTCTGCAAAGTACTCTCTGTTCTTATCAAATCTTTCTTGTTGGAACACAAAGAACCAAGCTGCCCCCAAGAAACTGAATTCATTTCTCACAATAATTTCCAAGAGCTTGGTAGAGTTTTGTGCATCTGTGCTGCAGGTACTGCACAGATGAGATGCTCCAGAGGGAAATGATGTCCACGCCCCTGCTGAACCATTATGGTGTCATTGTCTTGGATGATGTGCACGAAAGGACTGTGGCAACAGATGCACTGCTTGGCCTTCTGAAAGATGTCTTGAGAGcgagagcagagctgaggctggTGATCCTCACTGCCCCCCACAtgtccagcaccctgcaggatTTCTGTGGCAGCACCCCAGTGATCCAAGTGCAGAGCAGGCACCGCGCTGAGGTCGTGTACTCCTGCAGCATCCACAGGGACCCCTTCCTGTCTGCTCTGAGGCTGCTCTTTGAGATACACCACACCAAAGAGAAGGGGGACATTGTCATCTTCCTGGCATGTGAGCAAGTAAGTTATTAACCTGTTCTCTTTGGGATTTTAATCAGGAAATGTGTGCTTTTATCTGACCGATAGATATCTTATTGCCAGGAGCTAAGACAGCAGATGTGCCACCAGGTTTTATCATTTCACGGTTTTCCTTCAAAGAAGTCATGGCATCCATAACACTATAAAATATCTATATAACATATAAATATTGTGTAACTAATATATACATTTTCTATACAGAAAGGCCACCATCCTTCTGTGATGCAAAAAGCAGCACACAGGGGCACAGGCCACAAGGGCAGGGATTTAATACATTGCAACCTATCCTGGCACTGGGCATCCCACACTTGGTGTTATCCCTGTTTTGTGGCAATGGACACATGGACACAGGTCCAGTCTCCATCAGTGTCCTACTGCACAGGAATGTTTTTACCTTAAACATCCCAACGAGATTTTTCCATTTGGATTCCACTTCCCATCCATTGGTGTGCACAACAGCAAGAGGGAAATGTCACTCCAGAGGTGGGAAAGAAAACCCAGGAATCTCCATGGGCTTGGCCATTCTAAATAGTGGCACCTCTGAATCTCTGCAGACAGCAGTGATTCCCTAAATTCACTGCACCAGCAGGTCCTTTATAGCTGTCAAAGCAATCTGAcaatcaaataaatatttctattattattattattattattatcctGATCGTAATCCCCAATCTTCCACTGTGTGTCATTAAATCTGCTTTAGAACAACAAATTCACCAGGAAATAATGACTTTTCACAAGCAAAGATAATTTACCATAAACTACCCAGGTgatgtttgctgcttttcactGTAAAAAGGGGGATGGATATGAAACACTTTTAATAATGTTAATAATCAGTTTTAAACCTCATAGACACAACTTTTACAAATGATGAAGTAATGAATTCTCTGTGTTAGTCCCCTTATTTACAAGAGGTAATGTCAGAGAAAAACACACACCCTTTCCATATCAAAGGATTGGgaagaaagttttatttctgcttaaaaggttttttttgaCAGGCAGATTACCCTCAAAACTAAAATaagaatttcttctttgctgAGAAGAGATCACTCATTTTTCTCCCTCACAATGAACAGAAGACTCATTATGAACCAGAACATCCCATGAATTCTTGTTTAACTGTGATTTAAAGTTTCATATTGGCAATGGTTCACTGTTCCCAAGCACTCAACTGTCtttaaaactaaacaaaaatatgAATTAACCAAGAACATCAGGATTTAtgagctgccctgctgccagccttgCTATTACATGTCATTCTTGTATCTTTATAACAATTTTTATAGAGCACTTTCAACCTCTAACTACTGTAAATGTGGTGCCACTCTCAAAGAGAAACTCAGTCTGGCTTTCCAATTTTGCAAAACATTTGctaataaaaatgcttttaaaaaaattccctttcatACTGAGCAAGCCcatgaattatttttgtgtgcCTTTCAAAAAATTGTGCAGAACATAAATGATTTCTTATTAAAAACCCCCTCAATAacaaaaccctaaaccaacaacaaaaactttTGCAATTCATATCCAACCCCTGGATTTGTGAACTATTTTAAAGGTGATGTCCCATCAACACAAGTTAAGGACATTTTATTGACTTTATTAAATCTTTATAGAGTTTATTAatcatgaggggaaaaaaattcaaaccttTACAATACTTATATCTTCTTAAACATAATAATTAAGGGAAAGTAGGCAGGTTTCTAAGTATTTTGACCATTTGAGGTGTTGTAATTGGACTAAGAATATAATAATTTCAtgaggaaaaatgtatttctcttgATTACAGGAAATTGAAAAAGCTTATCAGATGATCAGACAGGAACAGTCCAATTTAAACCCTGACCTTGGAGAACTCATCCCCATCCCTTTATACCCCACAAAACAAGACCTGACTCCCAAACCAACTCAAGACAAacagaaatactgcaaaaaatACAGGAGGAAAGTGCTACTCACCACCAGCTTTGGAGAATCTTTGATCTGGACTAAAAACGTGACCTTTGTCATCGATGTTGGTGTGGAGAGAAGAAAGGTCAGTGAAGGGAACCAGAAGCACTTTGCCAAAAATAAACTCTGCATGAGGGCCTTTGCAGGGcaggggaaagggaattgtGCAGCTCAGATTAATGCAAATAGCGTCTGGAGGCTCacatgtttttctcttctttcacagCACAGGTTCTATGAGATTTTTAACAAGCAAATTAATAGACTTTAAATCATTTTCATGGACATCTCATGTGAAAACCCAGCAAGAAATCACAATTACTTCTCAACTTTAATCAGAAATCAGTTTTTGAAGTTTCAAAAGCCAGGTGAACGCTCCCAGCTGAAACTGCCACTCAGTTGGGCACCAAACCAATGACAATTCATTTGCAAAATACCTCTCACCTGAGTTCTGGCCTTTCAGCCATAACTCTCTTTTCAGTATCTTACAGATACAGCAAAATACAATCAGTTCTTGGGCACCTATTGGCAGATCTCCTGGTTTAGTAGATTAATCTCATCCCTTATTTAATGACTTAGTAATTGCTCACAGGGGGaatctctatttttttaaagctgcttgTGCTCCTCCTGGACATGTGCTCCCATCCAAGTACCTCCAAATGCTGCAATTTATCTAATTAATACTTGATCTTCCACAGTTCATTCTAAGTTTGGCCTCAGTTCTTGTTTGCCACTCTGGGAAGGATTAGTGcagctgcaaaaaaagaaatctctcattccttttacttctaCAAAAGTGATGTTCTAGGGAATGAGTAACTGTGTAGGAACATGGACTGGAGAGCTGCACTGCTACAGGCTTTGTAACTTTCCTACTTAAAGTAAATATTCCAGTAACAGGCAAAAGAAACAACATAATACAGTTCCTTTCAAGAAAACAAGGTGGAATAACCAAAATTGTAGTTAGGTGTTCCTAAAATTTTGGAGCAGAGATCATTAATCCTTGATTGGCCTTGCAAGTAGTTCAGGGAAAAGCTTATGAACTACCAGtacctttcattttcattgcaaaaatctgtcattttaaatgcttttaaactgGGAATTATAAACTAACTCAGTCTCAAGGcaagctaaaaaaaaagtcacacttTTGTGTGCAAGGACAAAGAGCCTAAAAGCAGTTTTCAATTAGACCATGCTTATTTCTTAAACTTATTCCTACAGCTGCAGTTTTCTTGGATGACAGAAGTGAATTTCATTTCCATGATAACCTGAAGCCCAAAGTGAAATTCAACgaattaaaaattttgttaatttaaaatacaaagcaaTGGGAACAAAACAGATCCAACAGTCCTGATATCTATCAAATCACCTCTATCAGTGATGTAATTTTTACCTTTAATTCAATTATTTTGTTTAGTCCTGTGATTATTCCTCCCTCACCAGTTCAAATTCTCATTCAGTCTTTGTGGCTCAAAGgcagctgagcacagagggaagaGGCAAAGTTTTGTGCAGACCAAAATCCCACCTGAGTGTTGCAGCTGGGATATATCAGCAATTTacctgcaggaaaagaaatttgttCCCTGCACTGAAggatattttatcttttttaatgaaaacccTGCTTAAAGCAGACAGAGTTGACTCAAAAGACAGGAGTGGAAAGCTGCCTTATCCAGGCAGTTTTATGTCTTGCTGGAGACTACAGGCTTGTGGCCAGAGCAGTGAGTGAATCAGCTCCTCAGCTTAATCAAAATAAAgcataattaagaaaaatataaaacatggCATCATATATCTCTAATACAGCCTTTGCCCCCTATTCCAGATTGCCAGGTTTCAGTATTAAGACAAAAATCTGGAGTTGGGGAACAAAATGCTATCAGAAGCTGTTGATATTCTGTcactggaagaaagaaataatattttttgatgggttttttgATGAGACCATTTTCTGCTTTAGTAAGGTacatttctccaggaaaaaaaaagacatttatctTAGAGCACACTTAGCGTGACTGCAAAACATCTGTCAGTTTGTCAGGGTGCTGAGTGCTCTCCTGTCCaagctgctgaaataaaaagaaatgaaaactgttACTGCCCTTTCTGTAAAATGACTAGAGAGAAATTCAGTGCAGACCATTCATATTTTTGCAGCCCTTGTGTACTTATCTGATGCTTGGTATCTCTTTCATTTAAAGGTGTACAATCCTAGAATCAGAGCAGACTCTGTTCTAACCCAGCCTATCAGCCAAAGTCGAGCAGAGATGCATAAACAAATTCTGGGCATGTCTCCATCAGGTAGAAATATTAGCTCAAAATTTAAATCCATTAGCTCAAATTATTAATGCAACCAACGTGGCAACACGCGGaggaagcattttaaaaaaggtaattttcctGAATTCTCTTTCAGGGAAAATCTTCTGCTTGTATCCTGAAGAATTTACTTATAAGGAAATGAAGCCACAAGTTCCAGCCAAAGTTCAGGAATCCAACCTCACCAGCATGGTCCTGTTCCTGAAGAGGATGGACATAGCAGGCTTTGCACACTGTGACTTCATCAGCAGCCCAGGTGAGGGGATGCACCAATTTGCCATATGTTTATtgttattttagaaattatttacGGTTTAATTTTGCCCTGTTGCTCACAGGACCGTTTTTTATTTAAGGACTTGTGATAATATCACCCTGCTTTTACCACTTACCTGCTACAGCAGTTCTCAGCTCAATAGCACTTAGAAAAAAGACCATAAAGTATCTGAATGGAATTggaatgttaaaaaaagaaaagtcaataTTCCAAATATCTTCTCATCTAGGTTCCATATTATTTTCCTGCAACCCACAAAGAAAATCTGTTCCCCATTGTACGAGGCATTGTACAGATATCCAACAGAATATATTCCTTTAATCAAAAGTTTACAACCCAAATAAACCACTGTTGTTACCTAGGGGACGTGTGTGGAGGAAATGAGCTTCCTCCTTATcctccagcatctcccacctCAAATTTACAATGGGCTGCCCCCTAAGGACAATATTCCTtataaaataaacccaaatacACTTTCAGTACTAAGCAGGGAAGACACTGAATTCTGAGGTAAGGGTCTGAAGGAAGTTGCCAAGTTTTTCCCCCTGACTTCAtaatttagggttttttctatagaaggatattttcctctgttctggCTTATCACAAAACCCAAGTGCCACTGCAAGTTCTGCTGTTGCTTTGAAACTCATTAAAGTGAGAGGAAATAGTCCTGGTTTCATTGGTTTGGGGATTGCTGGCTTCATTCTGATAATTTTCCAgtgcaaacaagaaaaactttTGTATTGTCCTGCCTTTCCTCGTGCACATACACAAAATTGGAATGATCACTTCTCTTCTATGTGCTGTGCACTGTAATTAATCAGTAGTAAAGTGTTAATCCCCACTGTTGGATGTTGCAATAGATAGTTAACTGGAATTTTTAAGAAGAATTTATTCTACTTTTTCCCTCATCTGCTTGTTTAGTAGAAACATGCctaaaagaaatcagaaaaaacatGGTCAGTCTGATGGTAATTCAAAACCAATGAGAACTGGAGTCTTTTGGCCTTGAGAGTGTCACCTCCTGTGCTTAATCCACAAAAACTGCATGGAAAATGCTTATGGAATACAGTTTGCTTCCACtcaaatttaaatgtattttactattttaaaaaaatctacttaaacatatttgtgtttttcctgaatATGAAGAAAGTTGTTCTTGAACTGTAGAAGGAATTAGTAAAATTTTATTAGGGAAAGCATTTGGCATTTTTGGATTTAAAGGTGCAATGGGGAGAGAGCATGAAATGCTAGAGGCACTTAAGGGTTTCACAGATGTAGGAGTTCTAAGTTTTGGCTGTATTTTTGGATaatgcagctgaagaaaagcatTGTTCTGATGTGtcaaaaatgcatttgataAATGTATGGGCTTTACTTGGATGGACATTAAATATGACAAAGTTTTTGCTAACTACATCAAGAGTGCCCCATCCAGGTATTGAACAGTTTTAGGAACTACTGAACAGTGTGAGGAATGCTGGACAAACTGCCTGAATGAGGGAAAACTCCCACAAACACTGCAGGAGTC harbors:
- the DHX32 gene encoding putative pre-mRNA-splicing factor ATP-dependent RNA helicase DHX32, with the protein product MEFLTFSPENHCFSELLDGSDGDEEEILVCGEDLELNPFDGLPYSSRYYRLMKEREELPIWKEKCTFMESLLHNQIVIVSGDAKTGKSSQVPQWCAEHCLAVRPRRAVVCTQVLRQAALGLALRVADQMDVNLGHEVGYSVPLESCGTAETILRYCTDEMLQREMMSTPLLNHYGVIVLDDVHERTVATDALLGLLKDVLRARAELRLVILTAPHMSSTLQDFCGSTPVIQVQSRHRAEVVYSCSIHRDPFLSALRLLFEIHHTKEKGDIVIFLACEQEIEKAYQMIRQEQSNLNPDLGELIPIPLYPTKQDLTPKPTQDKQKYCKKYRRKVLLTTSFGESLIWTKNVTFVIDVGVERRKVYNPRIRADSVLTQPISQSRAEMHKQILGMSPSGKIFCLYPEEFTYKEMKPQVPAKVQESNLTSMVLFLKRMDIAGFAHCDFISSPAPESLMQALEDLDYLAALDNDGNLSEFGIIMSEFPLDPQLSKALLASCEFECVDEMLTIAAMVTAPNCFLHAPPGTEEIALTCWRRFSHPAGDHFTLINVFNAFKAATANPTDPDFSNEKWCRDYFLSCSALSMAEMIRAELVEIMKRIELPISEPDFGSEENLLSIKKALLSGYFMHMARDVDGSGNYLMLTHKQVAQLHPFSSYYNTRRIPEWVLFHEFSISEGNSIRVISEISPHLFAELVPQYYFSNLPPSESKDILQEVINHLAPVSATKEEQKTDNNSKENEEFPRTPTEQRCVIQ